The genomic window atatgatttgatttaatctttttataatattgctctAAAAATGTTcctgtacattattattattttaatattttaagaaataatagaaataataacaaaaagtttaaaaaaatttataaatatttagagagAACAcactttttatacatacacttattacttatattttttttttaaaggacagtacaaaaatgttatttgtatacattatgcttattgattattatgtataaaaaaaaaaaattaattatattataagttatgttGTTGTGAGatttacaaacattattattatagataataataaaaattttgatattcaaagtaataataaaatacctacctagtaaAAACGTTTGGACTTAACctagttttaattatcaacCCACCCATTGTCAAAGTAAAATATGCTTCAAATGCTTAATCTAGttcaatatataggtatttaaaaaaataccaaacatGTAACGACCAAAGCAAAGATGGTTGCAATGGTTGcatacagtttaaaaaaatatgatagtgTTGAAACCATATTAGAATGGGAATTGAACCTACCTATCTTGTATATGTAGATAGaatggtaattattaaaagattcTTAATATCctgttgtaatattaaataaatactaaataggtatacaaataataatttgtgtcaaaattaaattattacaatttataggtAGCTGcagttatgtattatttattaattatttttaaatttaatttagttggtTCTTCTGttctaatgaatatttttgttatctctttaatattattatgactaataattaaattttagttccaGAAAAGGAAAGCTATACATTCTACAACAAAAAGGCATTTTTCACGCTACATTCAAAATGATATATCAAATCAACTGTCATGTATTAATCACTTTACAAACACTTATGACAGATCACAAGAACCTAAAATGAACTCAACAACAGacaatttagataatattcaaacatgGATTTACAAATACCAAGTGCATGTAATTTACCATCACCAGTTCATTTGATAACTTTTCGAAATAGTTAATTCTGAAGCTAGTTGTTCTGACAATTTTACTAGTAacataaatgataatgattcCATTGATGAAAtcctttaaacaaaaattaaaacagtgGATAAGTGATTATCATGTTTCTCATAACTGTGTTAATTCACTTTTGTTAATTTGAGATCAGAAGGATTAAAATTGCCTAAAGATGCCAggacattattaaaaacaccTAAAGCTCGTGAACATAGCATAATAAATGTTCACCCTGGAACATATATACACCTTGGGGTAGAATTTATGTTAACTAAAATCTTAACTGTAAATCTTGAcattattgaacaaaatacTACAATACAACTTGGATTTAATATTGATGGATTCCTCTTACATCAAGTTCAAAATCAAGTTTTTGGCCCATTCTCTtaagttttgtaaatattcctcagttattcaatattgtaataccaGTGGGTATTTATCAtggaaagtttaaaaaacCGTCATCTAGTcatgaatttttacaatattttacttctgaaatgaaaataattttaactaacggaatatgtatacaagataaattaatgaaatttgaaattagtcAGGTTGTATGTGATGCACCTGCtaagtcatttattttaaatgtgaaaGGCCATAATGCCTATCATGGGTGTAATTCCTGTATCGTTGAAGGaacatatattgataataaaaggATGGCTTATCTAGATTTAAATGCCCCTTTAAGATCAAATCAATCATTTCGAGACAAACAGGACTCATTTTATCACAAAGACTCAAGTCCCTTAGAGGAATTtccaattgatataatttctacAGTGGTCCTtgaatatatgcataatatttgtttagggGTTATGAAGAAGCTAATTGTATTTTGGGTAAAAGGTAAAAAACCTGTTCGTTTGGTAGATCCGAACGCTGTTTCAGAAGAATTGATTAatcttaaatgttatttaccaTCAGAATTTAATCGCTTGCCCAGATCACTTGAAGAATGTGAACATTGGAAGGCAACAGAATTTTGCACTTTCCTTCTCTATACGGGCCCTATTGTATTAAAAGGACGATTGAAAAAACcactatttaaacattttatgcttTTAAACTATGCCATAAGACTTCTTATTTCTTCAGAAAATTGTTATACCCAAAATAATTTAGCTAAAGACATGTTAAAAAGATTTGTACAGGAATATGGTTCTCTTTATGGTGAAGGATATGTTGGATATAATGTTCATGGTCTGATACATCTAGctgattttgttttgatacATGGCCATTTGGATTTATTTAGCGCATTCAAGTATGAAAActatttacagtttttaaaaaaaagttgtaaaaatgATAGATTTCCTCTCCAAGATGCATATAACCGCATCatggaaaatattgaaattcaaattaataaaattatatctccAATAATATATCCAACATTGAAACGAGAGTCAACATTTAAtactaattcaaataattcattaactgAAACTATGTATGAAGAAGTtgtattagaaaaatttttgGTGAGTTCAAAAAATgctaaagataaatattttatgttgcaaaataatgatatagttgaagttaccaaaataataaaatattataatggtcagattaaaattgaagcaactaaatttgattattcacCCATGTTTGATTATCCATTTACCTcagatattacaaaaatattttatatcaaagaaATTATTCCAAAAATTCAACCAGTTTTAATCAacataaacagtttaaaacataaatgctTTGTGACACCAATaggtaattgtaaatatatagctATCGCATTACTAcactcatcataatatattttatataattataacttaaaaatcaaaaaaaaattgtcataccTACATACCTATCAACTAATAGAATCATAGTCTCATTAACTATTTTACCCAAGTTGAaggtataagttataacttaaaatagtataatatacttaaataattataacatatatattatatatgttataattaggtacatttaaatgtatttttttttttatgatcaatTGTATTTGcattgtatacctacataaaaggTATTGTCtacttctattttattatatatataataacatgttcatataatatattacctataatacaattatccaaataatttgttgtctattttttttttttatataataatatagttagctataggtacctacctatattatcaaatataatttattacatacctaccgatattaattttaatacataaatatgataaaatgttttaaatttcaagaaggtatcttatttataactataggtacatttaaataggtgcttgaattttttaataattagtaggtatatctaataaattatttacttatctaacaaaatgtattttattgtattatgatatttattgtgCTTAAttagtaagtaggtatactacctatattattataagtacttatgtaaatatattaatatttgagtccaaattaaattgttcatgatttgttttattttatttatttacatatagttaggtataatagttatagacaCTTATAGGTCCCTTTAAatggttatataaatatataatataa from Aphis gossypii isolate Hap1 chromosome 1, ASM2018417v2, whole genome shotgun sequence includes these protein-coding regions:
- the LOC126551233 gene encoding uncharacterized protein LOC126551233, with amino-acid sequence MKIILTNGICIQDKLMKFEISQVVCDAPAKSFILNVKGHNAYHGCNSCIVEGTYIDNKRMAYLDLNAPLRSNQSFRDKQDSFYHKDSSPLEEFPIDIISTVVLEYMHNICLGVMKKLIVFWVKGKKPVRLVDPNAVSEELINLKCYLPSEFNRLPRSLEECEHWKATEFCTFLLYTGPIVLKGRLKKPLFKHFMLLNYAIRLLISSENCYTQNNLAKDMLKRFVQEYGSLYGEGYVGYNVHGLIHLADFVLIHGHLDLFSAFKYENYLQFLKKSCKNDRFPLQDAYNRIMENIEIQINKIISPIIYPTLKRESTFNTNSNNSLTETMYEEVVLEKFLVSSKNAKDKYFMLQNNDIVEVTKIIKYYNGQIKIEATKFDYSPMFDYPFTSDITKIFYIKEIIPKIQPVLININSLKHKCFVTPIGNCKYIAIALLHSS